The DNA segment TATTATAGTATAAAAATTAGGGCACTTTATGAATTATCTTGTCTATAAAATACCCAGTGAATGATTAATCAGAAATCTTTTTACAAACTTCTTCTTTTGGTAAATTTTTAGGTCCTGGTTGAATCCACCATGTCTCACCATTTGAAAGTTCTACCTCTCCACCCCAGTTGTTTTCTGTATCAAATTCTAGGCTCTCTATTGTCTCTTCCATATCTTTCTTTGCAACATAAAAATATATTACACCATCATCTTCTCTAAGCATTACTTTTGCCATCATCTTCTCCTTTTTTTGATTTAATGTTTGTTTATAATGAAGTCTCTAACTCTATTTAAAAAGCCTTTCTCTTCAAACTCCAATTTGAAAAAGCCTTTTTGTATCTCTTTTACCAAAATATGTTTTTGGTATTTCTCTTTTTGTTCTACATAGTCGCTTCTATGGTGAGCTCCTCTACTCTCTTTTCTTTTTTTAGCTGAAAGAATTACAGCTTCTGATACTTCAAGAGCGTTTCTTAACTCCAAAATTGAGACTAACTCAACATTATTTCTTCTCTCTTTATTTATACAATGTAGAGAATATGATTGATTTCTTAAATATTTAACATAGTCAAATGCCCTAACAAGACTGCTTTTACTTCTAATAATACCCACATCATTAAACATTGAATTTCCTAGTGAAACTCTAATTGCATTAAAGTTTTTAGAAGTGTCTCCAGCAAATATTTTATCAACAATTTTAATATCTTTGATTACATCATTGTAATCTATTGGTAGGAACTCTTTTCCTTTTGCATATTGTAAAGCTTTTTGTCCTGCAAGTTCTCCAAAAACAGTACCTTCAAGTAAAGAGTTTCCTCCAAGTCTATTTGCTCCATGGATACCATTAGCAGCCATCTCTCCACAAACAAAAAGACCAGCAATTTTTGTTTCACACATATTGCAATTAACTCCACCCATTGTGTAGTGTGCAACAGGTTTTATCTCCAATAACTCTTTGCTAATATCAACACCAACTTGGTTAAAAGCAACACTGTATAAAGAGGGAAGTTTTTTCTCTATCTTCTCTACTCCTAAATGTCTTAGATCTATATATACTTTATGACCTTTTTCCTTCTCTTCTAAAATAGCTTTTGCAATTTTATCTCTAGTGTCAAGCTCATTTACAAAACGTTCCCCATCACTGTTTATAAGATAACCACCTTCACCTCTAGCTGCTTCTGTAACAAGATAGTTTGTTTTTGCAATACCTGTTGGGTGAAACTGTACAAACTCCATATCTTTTAATGCAAGTCCAGCTCTTAGAGCAACAGCAAGCAGGTCACCTGTATAATCTTGTGCATTTGTAGAATTTCCTCTGTAAATCCCTGCATAACCACCGCCAGCAAGAACAACTGCTTTAGCTGGATATACTAAAACTGTTGAGTCAATTCTTCTAAGAGCCACAACTCCACAAACAGATTTTTTATCTTTTGTTATATTTAGAACATAGGTATTTACTAAAAAAGTTATACCACACTCTTTTGCTTTTTTTATAAGAGCTTGAGTAATTGCTCCACCTGTTTTATCCCCTACATAACAGGTTCTATTGATCCCCGCTCCACCAAAAGGTCTTTGGGCAATATTTCCCTTTTCATCTCTATCAAAAGGTACCCCATATCTAACAAGTTTTGAGATAATTTGAGAAGCCCTTTTACACATATAAGTAATATTTTTTCTATTACCTAATCCTTTAGAAGATTTAAAAGTATCTTCAATATGAGACTCTATTGCCTCTTTGTCTTCAGGTTTTAAAACTGCATTTATTCCACCACTTGCCATGGCAGAGTTTGATTTAAAGATATTTCCTTTGGTTATAAGTGCAACTTTATTTGTATCTGTTTTTGCTTCAATAGCAGCCATTAATCCAGCTACTCCACCCCCTACTACAACTATATCATATATCATATTTTCATACTTTATATATCAAGTCGTAGTTTGCTCTAGGGCTAGCTTTGATTTTTGTAATCTCTAAATTCTCTTTTATATGAACAGGCACTTTTGAAGCAAAAAGTGAACTAATAATTCCAGGGGTTGATCTTACAAATTGAAGAGCTAGTTGAATATCATTTTTCAAAATCATATTTGGATCAAGCAAGTAACCAGTTTCAGGTTTGATTGATTTTTTAAATAGATTCATTTGAAGAAGTGATGAACTAGAAATAACACCAATTCCCAATCTATGTGCTGCTTGTAAAAGAGTACATTTTTCATGTTTTACATATTGGGTTGGAAGGGTATATATAGAGGTTTTCCCCATATTAAATGGGCTTTGAATATACTTAAATCTATGATCTTTCCCTCCAACTTTTTTTGCAATCTCTACTAAATCTTCTAAATTTATTAGTTCATTTATAGTTCCATCATTTATAAAACCATTCCAAGTGGCAACACCATAATAGTTTATTAAACCTTGGTCTGCCATTTTTTCAAATTTTTTAAAAATTGATTCAACTCTTTTTAGAAATTTACTTTTTCCAAGTTTAAGTAGTTGCATCTCTGGATTGTGTAAATAGTAGATATCAAAAGAATCAATACCCATATTTTCCAAAGATTTTTTACATGACCACTCAATAAAATCTGCCGTCATGCAGTGTTGGTCAAGTTCTATATCATCTTTTGTTGCAAATTTTTTTTCAATAATATTCTCTTCAATCCACTCATATGGATTTTCAGGAAAAGGATACTCAAGTTGAATAAATCCACCTTTTGAACAGATAATTAACTCTTCTCTTTTAATTGCATTTTCATCAAACAGCTCCTTTAGAGCTATTCCTATCTCTTTTTCGCTTTGACCATATCTATAATTACTTGCACTATCTATAAAGTTTATACCATTTTTGATAGCTGCTTTTACCCCTTCAATATAGTGAAATAGATAATTCTCTTCTTTATAAGGTTCTTTATTAAAGGTTCCAAGTCCAAGTTTCGAAAATATAAGATTATTGTGTTTTATGTAGAAGTCTTTGTAAGTTGAAAATTTTTTTGCATAATCTAATGTTGCTTCTAATGTTGCTACGTGCATAAAACCATTTCCTTTTTCTTTTTTTGCAAAAAGAAAAGAGTAAGGGGCATTGAATTCCTTACTCTTTAAAATCTAATTTACAAAAGGTATAAAATGATATGCAAGAACTGTTCCTTAAAATCAACCCTTTTTATGCCTATAGTTTGAATAAAGTATGGCACCACTTATATAAACAATTAAAACAAGTGGGAACAAAATTTTTTCTATATCCATTATTACTCCAATCTTTTTGAAGTAATTGCAAGTTATATTCCCTTTACTCTATGATTTGGATTCTACTACTTAGATTTGCTAAACCACAAACATAAACTGAACTAGTAACCACCCCATCTATCCCACATTTTGCATACTCTTGTACATTTGAGAGATTTATTCCCCCTGCTGCAAGAACTTTAATATTTGGGAAGTTTACATTTTTGTAAGATACTATTTTTTCTAAAGTTTCTAAATCGACTTTATCAAGTTGTATTGTATCAGCACCATATTTCATAAGTTCAATGGCATCTTCATAACTTTCACTCTCAACACCAATTTTTTTCTCACTGATTTTACTTTTAATATCTTTTATAGCTTCATAAAACTCTTTATTATCTTTATAGATTAATCTATGTCCATCAAAAAATAGTATTGATTCTGAAAGCCCAAGTCTATGTGGATTTGCTCCTCCACAAATAACTGCTTTAATACAAAATCTCTTTGAAAAAGGAAAGGTCTTTCTTGTTGTAAGCAATTCACATGAACTGTTAACTTCATCAATCTTTTTTTTCATTTTATAAGCATGGGTCGAGATTTTGCAACTATATTCCAAAAACATCTGTGTAGATCTCCAAGCTTTGTGAATATCTTCATACTCTCCACTATATTTTAAAAGAGTATCACCTTTTTTTATAAAGTTACAACTTTTTACAAAAGACTCAACTTCACAGTTAAGAAGTTTTGCTATATTTGCAGCCTCTTCTGTACAAGAGACCACAATATCCTCTCTTGTATAGACTTCAAGTTGTGCTTTTTTATCCTTACATTTTTGTAAGCTTGTAGTTAAATCAAAATATGGAATATCCTCTTGGATATAATTTTCCAATTCTGAATTTGTTAAATTAAACATAATTCCTCATTTATTTTTATTTTTCAATATATCACTTGGCACTTTAAAAAGGCATAAGTTACTTTGACAATTTTGTCTTTTTGTCAAAAAAGTTTAGGGCAATAAAAAACAAAATTGAGATAAAAACCAATATACCACTTAGTATAAGGGCTAAATCATAATCTCCATCAAATACTGCATTATAAATTGCCAGTGAGATAGTATCAGTTTTTCCTATGATATTTCCCCCTAACATCAAAGTTATTCCCACCTCTCCCAAAGCTCTTGCAGTTGAGATAAGTAGTGCAACAATAAGAGCATTTTTAATTGTAGGTAAAATAACAAAAATAAAGGTATGAAAGTTTGATTTGCCACTTAAATATGAGGCCTCTTTTATCTCCTTTGGAAATTGTTCAATCCCTGCTTGTAAAGGTTTTACCATAAGAGGAAGACCTGCAATAAAAGCAGCAATTATAATACCTGTAAAACTAAAGATTATCTCAATATTCAGTTTTAAAAGAAGCTCTCCTATAAAACCATGTTTACCTAAAAGTAGAAGTAGAAAAAATCCTACTGCAATTGGAGGGAAAATAAGTGGAAGGGTAACAAGGGTGTCCAAAAGCCATCTAAAAGGAAGAGTTTTTTTAGATAACAAATAGGCAATTGGTACACCTATTAGTAAAAAAAGTATTGCAGTTACAAGAATTGCTTTAAAACTAAGCCATAAAGGTGTTGTAAGCTGTTCAATTACAATACCTTCCACCTCTTATAATCCATAAGTATTAAAAATCTCTTTTGATTTCTCATTTTGTAAAAACTGAATAAACTCTTCGCATTGTTCATTACAATTTTTAAGTTTAGCTACACCAATCTCTATTTTAGAGTATGAGTTTGAGTTAACTATTATGTATCCACCAATTTTATCTTTGTTCTCTAAAGCTGCTGTAAGATTTATAATACTTGCATCAACCTCTTTTGTAATAAGATAGGTTAAAGATTGGGGTACAGTTGCAACCACATAGAGTCTATCTTTAACTTTGTCATATAGGCTTTCATTTTTTAAGAACTCTTCACCAGCAATTCCATAAATAGCCTTTTTAGGTTGTGGTATTGCAATCCTTTTTATCTCTTTATCTAACAAATCTTTTGAAGAGTTTAAGGGTTTAATACCTTTAGCATAAGCAATTGCAACTTTGCCCTCTCCAAGAGTAATAAATGAATCTACTTCTAAGCCACTTTTATTAAGGATAAAATTTTTATCTCCGATAACTAATGCAATATCGGTTTGTTTTGCTTGAGAACTAACTTGTTTCATATTCCCAAAAAAACCATCAATTTTTTTACCATTTTTTTCATACTCATTGATTATTTTAGTAACCACTTTTTTATATCCTGCACCAGCAGCAACTTTTAAATCATCTGCATATACAAAAAGTGTACTAAGTAAAATTATAATAAGAATCTTTTTAAACATTTTT comes from the Halarcobacter ebronensis genome and includes:
- the nifT gene encoding putative nitrogen fixation protein NifT yields the protein MAKVMLREDDGVIYFYVAKKDMEETIESLEFDTENNWGGEVELSNGETWWIQPGPKNLPKEEVCKKISD
- a CDS encoding L-aspartate oxidase; the protein is MIYDIVVVGGGVAGLMAAIEAKTDTNKVALITKGNIFKSNSAMASGGINAVLKPEDKEAIESHIEDTFKSSKGLGNRKNITYMCKRASQIISKLVRYGVPFDRDEKGNIAQRPFGGAGINRTCYVGDKTGGAITQALIKKAKECGITFLVNTYVLNITKDKKSVCGVVALRRIDSTVLVYPAKAVVLAGGGYAGIYRGNSTNAQDYTGDLLAVALRAGLALKDMEFVQFHPTGIAKTNYLVTEAARGEGGYLINSDGERFVNELDTRDKIAKAILEEKEKGHKVYIDLRHLGVEKIEKKLPSLYSVAFNQVGVDISKELLEIKPVAHYTMGGVNCNMCETKIAGLFVCGEMAANGIHGANRLGGNSLLEGTVFGELAGQKALQYAKGKEFLPIDYNDVIKDIKIVDKIFAGDTSKNFNAIRVSLGNSMFNDVGIIRSKSSLVRAFDYVKYLRNQSYSLHCINKERRNNVELVSILELRNALEVSEAVILSAKKRKESRGAHHRSDYVEQKEKYQKHILVKEIQKGFFKLEFEEKGFLNRVRDFIINKH
- a CDS encoding aldo/keto reductase produces the protein MHVATLEATLDYAKKFSTYKDFYIKHNNLIFSKLGLGTFNKEPYKEENYLFHYIEGVKAAIKNGINFIDSASNYRYGQSEKEIGIALKELFDENAIKREELIICSKGGFIQLEYPFPENPYEWIEENIIEKKFATKDDIELDQHCMTADFIEWSCKKSLENMGIDSFDIYYLHNPEMQLLKLGKSKFLKRVESIFKKFEKMADQGLINYYGVATWNGFINDGTINELINLEDLVEIAKKVGGKDHRFKYIQSPFNMGKTSIYTLPTQYVKHEKCTLLQAAHRLGIGVISSSSLLQMNLFKKSIKPETGYLLDPNMILKNDIQLALQFVRSTPGIISSLFASKVPVHIKENLEITKIKASPRANYDLIYKV
- the modD gene encoding ModD protein, which codes for MFNLTNSELENYIQEDIPYFDLTTSLQKCKDKKAQLEVYTREDIVVSCTEEAANIAKLLNCEVESFVKSCNFIKKGDTLLKYSGEYEDIHKAWRSTQMFLEYSCKISTHAYKMKKKIDEVNSSCELLTTRKTFPFSKRFCIKAVICGGANPHRLGLSESILFFDGHRLIYKDNKEFYEAIKDIKSKISEKKIGVESESYEDAIELMKYGADTIQLDKVDLETLEKIVSYKNVNFPNIKVLAAGGINLSNVQEYAKCGIDGVVTSSVYVCGLANLSSRIQIIE
- the modB gene encoding molybdate ABC transporter permease subunit, whose translation is MEGIVIEQLTTPLWLSFKAILVTAILFLLIGVPIAYLLSKKTLPFRWLLDTLVTLPLIFPPIAVGFFLLLLLGKHGFIGELLLKLNIEIIFSFTGIIIAAFIAGLPLMVKPLQAGIEQFPKEIKEASYLSGKSNFHTFIFVILPTIKNALIVALLISTARALGEVGITLMLGGNIIGKTDTISLAIYNAVFDGDYDLALILSGILVFISILFFIALNFFDKKTKLSK
- the modA gene encoding molybdate ABC transporter substrate-binding protein — protein: MFKKILIIILLSTLFVYADDLKVAAGAGYKKVVTKIINEYEKNGKKIDGFFGNMKQVSSQAKQTDIALVIGDKNFILNKSGLEVDSFITLGEGKVAIAYAKGIKPLNSSKDLLDKEIKRIAIPQPKKAIYGIAGEEFLKNESLYDKVKDRLYVVATVPQSLTYLITKEVDASIINLTAALENKDKIGGYIIVNSNSYSKIEIGVAKLKNCNEQCEEFIQFLQNEKSKEIFNTYGL